Proteins co-encoded in one Streptococcus ruminicola genomic window:
- a CDS encoding RluA family pseudouridine synthase: protein MRFEFIADRRTKVKTFLKGHDVSKGLLAKVKFKGGNIWVNGVEQNAIYLLDVGDVVTIEIPDEQEHETLIPVKHDLDIAYEDDHFLIINKPHGYASIPSVLHSNTIANFVKYYYMEQNYPNKQVHIVTRLDKDTSGLMLFAKHGYAHARLDKQLQSKTIEKRYYALVSGQGVLEDEGEIIAPIARDEDSIITRRVHPSGKYAHTSYRVVERFGDVALVDIRLHTGRTHQIRVHFAHIGFPLLGDDLYGGRMDLGITRQALHCHYLRFVDPYTNKEIIQSANLTDDFDSVIMKLQQK from the coding sequence GTGAGATTTGAATTTATTGCGGACCGACGAACAAAAGTAAAAACATTTTTAAAGGGACATGATGTCTCAAAAGGTTTATTAGCCAAAGTGAAATTTAAAGGTGGAAATATTTGGGTAAATGGCGTTGAGCAAAATGCCATTTATTTATTGGATGTGGGAGATGTGGTGACGATTGAAATTCCTGATGAACAGGAACATGAAACCCTTATTCCAGTCAAACATGACCTTGATATTGCCTATGAAGATGATCATTTTTTGATTATCAATAAACCCCATGGTTATGCAAGCATTCCAAGTGTTTTGCATTCAAATACCATCGCTAATTTTGTCAAATATTACTACATGGAGCAAAATTATCCTAACAAGCAAGTTCACATCGTAACTCGACTTGATAAGGATACAAGCGGTTTGATGCTTTTTGCCAAACACGGCTATGCCCATGCTCGACTTGATAAGCAATTACAAAGTAAGACCATTGAAAAACGTTATTATGCCTTGGTTTCTGGTCAAGGTGTACTAGAAGATGAGGGAGAAATCATTGCGCCGATTGCTCGAGATGAAGATAGTATTATCACACGTCGCGTGCACCCGTCTGGAAAATACGCTCACACAAGTTATCGCGTTGTGGAACGCTTTGGCGATGTGGCTTTGGTAGATATTCGACTTCACACAGGACGAACTCACCAAATTCGTGTGCATTTTGCTCACATTGGTTTCCCACTTTTGGGAGATGATTTGTATGGTGGCCGCATGGATCTTGGCATTACGCGACAAGCGCTGCATTGCCATTATTTACGTTTTGTAGACCCTTACACAAATAAAGAGATTATTCAAAGTGCAAACTTGACAGATGACTTTGATAGCGTTATCATGAAGCTACAACAAAAATAG
- the pta gene encoding phosphate acetyltransferase — protein sequence MGIRSLFGSLREKIVGKNLKIVFPEGNDERVLRAAARLKFEGLIEPIILGEATEVRELLAKFGFADQNYVIINPQTYDKFNEMKEAFLEIRKGKATPEDADRLLKDVNYFGVMLVKLGLADGMVSGAIHSTADTVRPALQIIKTKPGISRTSGVFLMNRESTDQRFMFADCAINIDPNAQELSEIALNTAETARIFDIDPKIAMLSFSTKGSAKAPQAEKVREATQLAKGRQPELAIDGELQFDAAFVPSTAEVKAPDSDVAGQANVFIFPDLQSGNIGYKIAQRLGMFEAIGPILQGLNKPVNDLSRGSSAEDIYKLAIITAAQAVDDMNE from the coding sequence ATGGGAATTCGATCTTTATTTGGTAGCTTAAGGGAAAAAATTGTTGGTAAAAACCTCAAAATTGTTTTTCCTGAAGGAAATGATGAACGTGTTCTTCGTGCAGCCGCTCGTTTAAAATTTGAAGGTTTGATTGAACCAATTATTTTAGGAGAAGCTACGGAAGTTCGAGAATTACTGGCTAAATTCGGTTTTGCTGATCAAAACTATGTGATTATTAACCCGCAAACTTATGATAAGTTTAATGAGATGAAGGAAGCCTTTCTTGAAATCCGAAAAGGTAAAGCAACTCCTGAAGATGCTGATCGTCTATTGAAAGACGTTAATTATTTTGGTGTTATGTTGGTCAAACTTGGTTTGGCTGATGGTATGGTTTCTGGTGCGATTCATTCAACAGCAGATACTGTTCGCCCAGCTCTTCAAATCATCAAAACAAAACCGGGCATTTCCAGAACATCAGGTGTTTTCTTGATGAACCGTGAAAGCACTGATCAACGTTTTATGTTCGCAGATTGTGCTATCAATATTGATCCGAATGCTCAAGAGCTATCTGAAATTGCTTTAAACACTGCTGAAACGGCAAGAATTTTTGACATTGATCCAAAGATTGCCATGCTTAGCTTTTCAACAAAAGGAAGTGCCAAAGCACCTCAAGCTGAAAAAGTTCGTGAAGCCACTCAACTGGCTAAGGGACGTCAGCCTGAATTGGCTATCGATGGTGAATTGCAATTTGATGCTGCTTTTGTTCCAAGTACAGCAGAAGTAAAAGCACCAGATAGTGACGTCGCTGGACAAGCAAACGTCTTTATCTTCCCAGACCTTCAATCAGGAAACATTGGTTACAAGATTGCTCAACGTCTTGGTATGTTTGAGGCAATCGGTCCAATTCTTCAAGGATTGAACAAACCAGTCAATGATTTATCACGTGGTTCAAGTGCAGAAGATATTTATAAATTAGCTATTATCACAGCAGCTCAGGCTGTTGATGACATGAACGAATAA
- a CDS encoding SDR family oxidoreductase, whose amino-acid sequence MTKIALVTGASAGFGKAIVKKLVADGYQVIASARRLEKLQSLQAELGSDKVYPLQMDVSEPKLIDQALASLPEAWQNIDLLVNNAGLALGLDKAYEADFTDWMTMINTNIVGLVYLTRQILPSMVKRNSGMIINLGSTAGTIPYPGANIYGASKAFVKQFSLNLRADLAGTKIRVTNIEPGLCEGTEFSNVRFKGDDERAEKLYEGAHAITPEDIANTVSWVASQPEHVNFNRIEMMPVSQTYGAQPVYRD is encoded by the coding sequence ATGACAAAAATTGCATTAGTAACAGGCGCTTCGGCAGGATTTGGAAAAGCTATTGTTAAGAAATTAGTAGCAGATGGTTATCAAGTTATTGCCAGTGCTCGTCGTTTAGAAAAATTGCAGAGCTTACAAGCAGAACTAGGTAGTGATAAGGTTTATCCTTTACAAATGGATGTTTCTGAGCCAAAACTCATTGATCAAGCTTTAGCAAGTTTACCAGAAGCTTGGCAAAACATTGACCTTTTAGTCAATAATGCTGGTTTGGCACTTGGTTTAGATAAGGCATATGAGGCCGATTTTACTGACTGGATGACCATGATTAATACCAATATCGTAGGTCTTGTTTATTTAACACGCCAAATTTTGCCAAGCATGGTTAAGCGTAATTCAGGGATGATTATCAATCTTGGTTCAACAGCTGGAACAATTCCATACCCAGGTGCAAATATTTACGGTGCTTCAAAAGCTTTTGTGAAACAATTCTCGTTGAACTTGCGTGCTGACCTTGCTGGTACTAAGATTCGTGTGACAAATATCGAACCAGGACTTTGCGAAGGCACAGAGTTTTCGAACGTACGCTTTAAAGGCGATGATGAACGTGCTGAAAAACTTTATGAAGGAGCGCATGCCATTACGCCAGAAGATATCGCAAACACCGTCTCATGGGTGGCTAGCCAACCAGAACATGTTAATTTCAACCGCATTGAAATGATGCCTGTGTCTCAAACATATGGAGCACAGCCAGTTTATCGCGATTAA
- a CDS encoding sodium transporter: MKNVKDLLAHLPYRASFYDKNLKLIYSNNRSDGSFFSEPEENELPQWVWSSLEQSPEQALHFQIPTESFDRILFQTYQAVKDDSGELMGVITFIQDLKPVLASYLNESGQAIVGWSDVTSGPSSTNPIFDD; encoded by the coding sequence ATGAAAAATGTAAAAGACTTACTAGCACATCTTCCTTACCGAGCTAGTTTTTATGATAAAAATTTAAAACTGATTTATAGCAATAATCGTTCAGACGGCTCTTTTTTCTCGGAACCCGAAGAAAATGAATTACCACAATGGGTTTGGAGCAGTCTTGAACAATCACCAGAACAAGCCCTTCATTTTCAAATTCCTACCGAATCATTTGACCGTATCTTATTTCAAACTTATCAAGCAGTTAAAGATGATTCTGGTGAACTTATGGGTGTTATTACTTTTATCCAAGACTTAAAGCCTGTTCTGGCAAGTTACCTAAATGAATCTGGTCAAGCAATCGTTGGCTGGTCTGATGTCACTTCTGGACCTTCTAGCACCAATCCTATTTTCGATGATTAA
- a CDS encoding Cof-type HAD-IIB family hydrolase: MSKIIFLDVDGTLVDYHNRIPESAAIAIRQARANGHKVFVCTGRSRAEMQPELWKIGLDGMIGGNGSYVEYNEEVIMHQMISKEDSRAIVDWLHERGLEFYLESNNGLFASENFKEAARPVMRKYVMQKGKTAAEVEHMEAEDALHGLVYGGELYRDDLNKVSFILNSYQDHLDSAKAFPNLKAGTWGGRGETALFGDLGVKDITKAHAIDVILEHLQASREDTIAFGDAKVDIPMLECCKIGVSMGNGGPEILAMADMVTDDVEEAGLYNAFAKLGLME; encoded by the coding sequence GTGAGTAAAATTATTTTTTTAGATGTTGATGGAACCTTGGTGGATTATCACAATCGTATTCCAGAATCTGCTGCGATCGCAATTCGACAAGCGCGTGCCAATGGGCATAAAGTCTTTGTCTGTACGGGACGTAGTCGTGCAGAAATGCAACCTGAATTATGGAAAATTGGGCTTGATGGCATGATTGGTGGTAATGGCTCATATGTCGAATACAATGAAGAAGTTATCATGCATCAGATGATTTCAAAAGAAGATTCGAGAGCGATTGTTGACTGGTTACATGAGCGCGGATTGGAATTTTATTTGGAATCTAATAACGGATTATTTGCTTCAGAAAACTTTAAAGAAGCTGCTCGCCCAGTCATGCGCAAGTACGTCATGCAAAAAGGAAAAACAGCCGCAGAAGTAGAACACATGGAAGCTGAAGATGCTCTTCATGGCTTGGTTTATGGTGGCGAATTATACCGTGATGACCTAAATAAAGTCAGCTTTATTTTGAATTCTTACCAAGATCATTTGGATTCTGCTAAGGCTTTTCCAAACTTAAAAGCTGGGACTTGGGGCGGCCGAGGGGAAACAGCTTTGTTTGGCGACCTTGGCGTTAAAGATATTACCAAAGCGCATGCTATTGACGTTATTTTAGAGCATTTGCAGGCTAGTCGTGAGGATACCATTGCTTTTGGGGATGCCAAAGTGGACATTCCAATGCTTGAGTGTTGTAAGATTGGTGTTTCTATGGGAAATGGTGGCCCAGAAATTCTAGCGATGGCTGATATGGTGACTGACGATGTCGAAGAAGCTGGCCTCTACAACGCCTTTGCCAAATTAGGTTTGATGGAATGA
- a CDS encoding glycoside hydrolase family 1 protein, translating to MLHKTLKPFPDYFLWGASTSAYQVEGASLEDGKGPSCQDVKELPAGTADLTVSVDHYHHYKEDIALMAEMGFKSYRFSISWSRVLPNGTGEVNPKGIEFYNNLIDECLKYDIEPIVTMFHFDMPAALDERGSWSTHESVDWFAEYARVLFENFGDRVKYWLTINEQNMLTLVGPVIGTLHVPEGTTNLTKEIYQQNHHQLVAQAKAMQLCHEMLPEAKIGPAPNISLVYAASSKPEDVLAAQNFNAIRNWLYLDAYILGEYNNLVWAYLEEQAATPVITDEDRAIMKAAKPDFIGFNYYNTATVAASDGTESLNPSADQQTARGEAGFYRGVDNPNLPKTEFGWEIDPVGFRATVREMYSRYRLPLLVTENGLGAYDTLTEDGKVHDQYRIDYLRAHIEQIQLAITDGVDMLGYNPWSAIDLISTHEGIRKRYGFIYVDRTDEEVGSLERYRKDSFFWYKKVIATNGQDLSD from the coding sequence ATGTTACACAAAACGCTAAAACCATTTCCAGATTATTTCTTGTGGGGAGCTTCAACCTCTGCTTACCAAGTAGAAGGTGCCTCTTTAGAAGACGGCAAAGGACCTTCTTGTCAAGATGTGAAAGAATTACCAGCAGGAACTGCAGATTTGACAGTTTCAGTTGACCATTATCATCACTACAAAGAAGATATTGCCTTGATGGCAGAAATGGGCTTTAAATCTTATCGTTTTTCAATTTCTTGGTCACGTGTTTTACCAAACGGGACTGGCGAAGTGAATCCAAAAGGAATTGAGTTTTATAACAACTTGATTGATGAATGTTTGAAATATGATATCGAACCAATTGTGACAATGTTCCACTTTGATATGCCAGCAGCGCTTGATGAACGTGGCTCATGGTCAACACATGAGTCAGTAGATTGGTTTGCTGAATATGCGCGTGTCTTGTTTGAAAACTTTGGTGACCGTGTGAAATATTGGCTAACAATCAATGAACAAAATATGCTTACTTTGGTTGGCCCTGTTATCGGTACCCTTCATGTGCCAGAAGGAACAACAAACCTTACAAAAGAAATTTACCAACAAAATCACCATCAATTGGTAGCGCAAGCTAAAGCTATGCAGCTTTGTCACGAAATGCTTCCAGAAGCTAAAATTGGTCCAGCACCAAATATTTCACTTGTTTATGCGGCTTCATCAAAACCAGAAGATGTTCTAGCTGCTCAAAACTTCAATGCAATTCGTAACTGGCTCTATCTTGATGCTTATATCCTAGGTGAATACAATAACCTTGTCTGGGCATACCTTGAAGAACAAGCTGCTACACCAGTGATTACTGATGAAGATCGTGCCATCATGAAAGCTGCAAAACCAGACTTTATCGGATTTAACTACTATAATACAGCAACAGTAGCTGCATCAGATGGTACAGAAAGCTTGAACCCATCAGCTGACCAACAAACAGCACGTGGAGAAGCAGGTTTCTACCGTGGTGTTGACAATCCAAACCTTCCAAAAACTGAATTTGGTTGGGAAATTGACCCAGTCGGTTTCCGTGCAACTGTTCGTGAAATGTACAGCCGTTACCGCTTGCCACTTTTGGTTACTGAAAACGGTCTTGGAGCTTACGATACTTTGACAGAAGATGGTAAAGTTCACGACCAATACCGTATCGATTATCTTCGTGCTCATATTGAACAAATTCAATTAGCGATTACGGACGGTGTTGATATGCTTGGTTACAATCCATGGTCAGCTATTGACCTTATCTCAACACACGAAGGCATTCGTAAACGTTATGGTTTCATTTACGTTGACCGTACTGATGAAGAAGTTGGCAGCCTTGAACGTTACCGCAAAGATTCATTCTTCTGGTATAAAAAAGTTATTGCTACTAATGGACAAGATTTGTCAGATTAA
- a CDS encoding ABC transporter ATP-binding protein: MTLHTKNIGYWYTNNPDDYLFKDVNLSFERGKIYAILGQSGSGKTTFLSLLAGLDSPKTGKIYLDDKDINKSGLTNYRKNAVSTIFQAYNLMTYMTARQNVQTALEITNTPVDNAKIDELFELVGIPKELIDKPVLQLSGGQQQRVAIVRALATNHDVIIADEPTGNLDEETTQDIVNIFKDIAHQQNKTVIIVTHETAVAKETDVVFELKKKQFTQL; encoded by the coding sequence ATGACCTTACACACAAAAAATATTGGCTATTGGTACACTAATAATCCAGATGATTACCTGTTCAAAGATGTCAATCTAAGCTTCGAAAGAGGAAAAATTTATGCCATTCTTGGACAGTCAGGAAGTGGAAAGACCACCTTTCTTTCCTTGCTGGCTGGCTTAGATAGCCCAAAAACAGGCAAGATTTACTTAGATGACAAAGATATTAATAAGTCTGGCTTGACCAATTACCGTAAAAACGCTGTTTCAACTATTTTCCAAGCTTATAATTTAATGACTTACATGACCGCACGTCAAAATGTTCAAACAGCACTCGAAATCACAAACACTCCCGTTGACAATGCTAAAATCGATGAGCTTTTTGAGCTGGTGGGCATTCCTAAAGAATTGATTGACAAGCCAGTTCTTCAACTTTCCGGTGGTCAACAACAGCGTGTTGCCATCGTCCGAGCCCTAGCAACCAATCATGATGTCATTATCGCTGATGAACCAACGGGAAACTTAGACGAAGAAACTACCCAAGACATTGTCAATATCTTCAAAGACATCGCTCATCAGCAAAATAAAACCGTGATTATCGTGACACATGAAACGGCTGTCGCTAAAGAAACAGATGTCGTTTTTGAACTCAAGAAAAAACAATTCACCCAACTATAA
- a CDS encoding ABC transporter permease, translating into MNFIKRAWLATKAKKGRTGLLVLVTSAILIFVLAGLTIKNAADSAVTSAKKQAGATVTLSVNRETMMKAFKPDSENSSDSSSTTTATTSVDLATAKSIAEKSGVSSHLFTTTTTANAGDGISAISTSSSSDDSSDNASQNGNQPENHGGMMASGDFTITGVNTTDNVSDFTSGTSEIKKGVGITSETADNSALISSDLASENNLSVGDTFTVTTTVDSTETNYTLTVIGIYDNSSTATTAQMMSNASNPQNNIYTTLTTANTMKGETDKLDSAVYTLSNPEKMNSFVKEVKSEIDTDTYSVTSSDEIYEQMLSPLNNISSIAQNIVILVAVAGAVILTLIVILSIRERRYEIGVLMSLGENRLKIIGQFFTELFMVTIVSLVIASFAGNFVGNALGNQLLSSSTQTQQTTNQGPNGGGPGQETNSSNDDNKQNDSKPQNDKPSGSGFGNMMSMATTSPQEIDNLDIKLTGTDVAKLGGIALLISFVSTILASIGIIRMKPKDILTSN; encoded by the coding sequence ATGAATTTTATTAAGCGAGCCTGGCTTGCGACAAAAGCCAAAAAAGGACGCACGGGACTACTCGTTTTGGTGACCAGTGCGATTTTAATTTTTGTGCTAGCTGGATTAACCATTAAAAATGCGGCAGATTCTGCTGTCACATCAGCTAAAAAACAAGCAGGTGCAACAGTGACTTTATCTGTTAACCGCGAAACTATGATGAAGGCTTTTAAACCTGACAGCGAAAATAGTTCTGACTCAAGTAGCACCACCACAGCTACTACTTCTGTTGACCTTGCAACAGCAAAATCAATCGCAGAAAAAAGTGGTGTCTCATCACACCTTTTCACAACAACCACAACGGCTAATGCAGGTGACGGTATTTCTGCTATCTCTACTTCTTCATCTTCTGATGATTCAAGCGATAATGCTTCACAAAATGGCAACCAACCTGAAAACCACGGCGGCATGATGGCATCGGGTGATTTTACCATTACTGGTGTTAACACAACTGACAATGTCAGTGACTTCACTTCAGGCACAAGTGAGATTAAAAAAGGTGTTGGCATTACGTCAGAAACTGCCGACAACTCCGCACTTATCTCTTCAGATTTGGCTAGCGAAAACAATTTAAGTGTAGGTGATACTTTCACAGTAACAACTACTGTAGATAGTACTGAGACAAACTACACTCTAACTGTCATTGGTATCTACGACAATTCATCAACAGCAACGACAGCTCAAATGATGTCAAATGCCTCAAACCCACAAAACAACATTTACACAACACTGACAACAGCTAATACCATGAAAGGTGAAACAGATAAACTTGATTCAGCTGTCTATACCCTTTCAAATCCTGAAAAAATGAACAGTTTCGTTAAAGAAGTAAAATCAGAAATCGACACTGACACTTACTCTGTGACATCAAGCGATGAAATCTACGAACAAATGCTTTCACCACTTAATAACATTTCATCAATTGCACAAAATATTGTTATTTTGGTGGCTGTTGCTGGCGCAGTTATCCTAACCTTGATTGTTATTTTAAGCATTCGTGAGCGCCGTTACGAAATTGGAGTTCTCATGAGCTTGGGTGAAAATCGCCTTAAAATCATTGGCCAATTCTTCACAGAGTTATTCATGGTAACTATTGTTTCTCTTGTAATTGCATCATTTGCAGGAAATTTTGTCGGAAATGCCCTTGGTAATCAACTGTTGTCATCTTCAACTCAGACACAACAAACTACAAACCAAGGACCTAATGGCGGTGGTCCTGGTCAAGAGACAAACTCTTCTAATGATGACAATAAGCAAAATGACTCAAAACCCCAAAATGACAAACCATCCGGCAGTGGTTTTGGCAACATGATGTCAATGGCAACAACTTCACCACAAGAAATCGATAATCTCGATATCAAACTAACAGGAACTGATGTCGCAAAACTCGGTGGTATTGCTCTTCTTATTTCATTTGTGTCAACGATTTTAGCAAGTATCGGTATTATCCGAATGAAACCTAAAGACATCTTGACTTCTAACTAG